In the genome of Ignavibacteria bacterium, one region contains:
- a CDS encoding TonB-dependent receptor: MKKILLFLILLFCYVTYSEAQTAINGIVFDNLTNEPIEGAVVSDKNNRTVNALSNSSGNFVLTSDYIIDSIYIDAGGYKPRVIAVTGTNINIALSQSAFEVNEIIVSANRESQPRTEAALTIQTISKSTISDTKATRLDMLVNKISGVYMVDLGNEQHTMSIRQPINYNSVYLYLEDGIPIRTIGDFNHNALIEINQASLQKIEVIKGPASSLYGSEAIGGAINFITQSPSLTLTPKLQAEIGSRGYKRADFFISNTINKFGFYAGGYFADQSEAENLHNNFRKGAVTLRADYVFNDNSELTATADYINYDTDQKGGLDSVHFYDKDYTSNYRFTYRKVDAFRFKTALSHRWNSSTNTNFTLLYRNTSIGQNPFYRISNVQGNPSKANGQINEDAFQSFGGIIQHSKSFDFLSAKLILGISGDFSPATYNAKYISIDRNSENVYYAYTATDSLLTDYKVDLFNTAAYTQFEFNPTAKMKFIAAARYDRMDYKFVNHLPPSAYTGAPSTTNNFDHFTPKVGITYGFTDNKGIYANYSVGFTPPNITELYTGVKVPYLKPSTYNNYEVGGWYGFNDGRGYFELSLYQLEGFDEIVSVRQADGTYQNQNVGETRHRGVEFNFNYSPINDVWLRIGGTIAKHEYISYSINNVSLSGNEMSQAPPYFANSEITYKPSFFRGFRIGLEWQAMGKYYTDPQNTKQYDGFNIFNMRAGYQFKGLDVWVNCLNVADEVYATSVETSAFGTSYRPGQLRTFNVGVGYYFNKK; this comes from the coding sequence ATGAAAAAAATATTATTATTTCTCATTCTTCTTTTTTGTTACGTCACATATAGCGAAGCTCAAACTGCAATAAATGGTATTGTGTTTGATAATCTTACGAACGAACCTATAGAAGGAGCTGTTGTTTCAGATAAAAACAACAGAACTGTAAATGCACTTTCAAATAGCTCCGGAAATTTTGTTCTTACTTCGGACTATATAATAGACAGTATATACATTGATGCAGGAGGTTATAAACCAAGAGTTATAGCAGTGACAGGCACAAATATAAATATTGCATTATCACAGTCTGCATTTGAAGTGAACGAAATAATTGTTTCTGCAAACCGCGAAAGCCAGCCGAGAACCGAAGCTGCTCTTACGATTCAGACAATTTCAAAATCAACTATCAGCGATACAAAGGCAACCAGACTCGATATGCTTGTAAATAAAATTTCGGGAGTTTACATGGTTGACCTTGGAAACGAACAGCATACAATGTCGATAAGACAACCAATAAATTATAACAGTGTTTATCTATATCTCGAAGATGGAATTCCAATCAGAACAATAGGTGATTTTAATCATAATGCTTTAATAGAAATTAATCAGGCATCACTCCAAAAAATTGAGGTAATAAAAGGTCCCGCATCTTCTTTATACGGAAGTGAAGCAATAGGCGGCGCTATTAATTTTATAACACAGTCGCCATCACTTACTCTAACACCAAAACTTCAGGCAGAAATCGGAAGCAGAGGATATAAACGGGCTGATTTTTTTATATCGAATACAATTAATAAATTCGGCTTTTACGCGGGGGGTTATTTTGCTGACCAGAGTGAAGCAGAAAATTTACATAATAATTTTCGCAAAGGGGCAGTTACATTAAGAGCAGACTACGTGTTTAACGATAATTCCGAACTTACTGCAACAGCGGATTATATTAACTATGATACCGACCAAAAAGGCGGATTGGACAGCGTTCATTTTTATGATAAAGATTATACCAGTAATTACAGATTCACCTATCGTAAAGTAGATGCATTCAGGTTCAAAACAGCTTTAAGCCACAGATGGAATTCCAGCACCAACACAAACTTTACTCTATTATATAGAAATACCTCAATAGGGCAAAATCCTTTTTACAGAATTTCGAACGTTCAGGGGAATCCTTCAAAAGCAAATGGGCAGATTAATGAAGATGCTTTTCAAAGTTTCGGAGGCATAATCCAGCACAGCAAAAGTTTTGACTTCCTGAGCGCGAAATTAATTTTAGGTATCAGCGGTGATTTCAGTCCGGCCACATATAACGCAAAATATATAAGCATAGACAGAAATTCGGAAAATGTTTATTACGCTTATACAGCAACCGATTCTTTATTGACAGATTACAAAGTTGATTTATTCAATACAGCAGCATATACACAGTTCGAGTTTAATCCGACAGCAAAGATGAAATTTATTGCAGCTGCGCGTTATGACAGGATGGATTATAAATTTGTTAACCATCTTCCTCCAAGCGCATATACCGGAGCTCCAAGCACAACTAATAACTTCGACCATTTTACACCGAAAGTCGGCATCACGTATGGTTTCACAGATAATAAAGGAATATATGCAAACTATAGTGTCGGGTTTACACCGCCGAATATAACCGAATTATACACAGGGGTGAAAGTTCCCTATTTAAAACCTTCTACTTATAATAATTATGAAGTAGGAGGATGGTATGGCTTTAATGATGGAAGAGGTTATTTTGAACTTTCTCTTTACCAGTTGGAAGGATTTGATGAAATTGTCAGCGTAAGACAAGCGGACGGAACATATCAGAATCAAAATGTCGGCGAAACCCGCCACAGAGGAGTTGAATTTAATTTCAATTATTCTCCGATTAATGATGTTTGGTTACGAATAGGCGGAACAATAGCAAAACATGAATACATAAGTTACTCTATAAATAATGTTAGCTTGTCAGGAAACGAAATGAGCCAGGCACCTCCTTATTTTGCAAACTCCGAGATAACGTATAAGCCGTCATTTTTTAGAGGTTTCAGAATAGGTTTGGAATGGCAGGCAATGGGGAAATATTATACCGACCCTCAAAACACAAAACAATATGATGGATTTAATATTTTCAATATGAGGGCAGGATATCAGTTTAAGGGATTAGACGTATGGGTAAATTGTCTCAATGTTGCAGATGAAGTTTATGCAACTTCGGTTGAAACAAGCGCGTTCGGAACATCATATCGTCCGGGACAGTTAAGAACTTTTAATGTTGGAGTCGGATATTATTTTAATAAAAAATAG
- a CDS encoding DUF4402 domain-containing protein, protein MKKVILILIFFIINAKLFAQTIKINVINELNFGEIVQTEGSDISKTSSSAAKYTVVSDKKRHVYIDLLLPTNFTNGAYTVPVTFDATRTGWSMTNNPATSTSFDPHQQLHVQVTQNNAPIYIWLGGTLNTTSMTEPGPYTGTITVKVTLNP, encoded by the coding sequence ATGAAGAAAGTTATTTTAATATTGATTTTTTTCATTATTAATGCGAAATTATTTGCGCAAACTATCAAGATTAATGTGATAAATGAATTGAATTTTGGAGAAATAGTCCAGACTGAAGGAAGTGATATATCAAAAACAAGCTCAAGCGCAGCTAAATATACAGTTGTCAGCGATAAAAAAAGACATGTTTATATCGATTTATTATTGCCAACCAATTTTACTAATGGGGCATATACAGTTCCTGTAACATTTGATGCAACGCGAACGGGCTGGAGCATGACTAATAACCCTGCTACAAGCACATCTTTTGATCCGCATCAGCAGCTTCATGTTCAGGTAACTCAGAATAATGCTCCTATTTACATATGGCTGGGAGGAACATTAAATACAACATCAATGACTGAACCGGGACCATATACGGGAACAATAACCGTAAAAGTAACTCTTAATCCTTAA
- a CDS encoding DUF4402 domain-containing protein → MKKILFIVMLFCLYGSSAFAQSSANTNANVNIALIRGLTITTTGTNTLNFGEVVVTTSSQNVSITNENGQKFLVTGHPNRATTVTYSSSATLNNNAWVGVNGGTQSTITFTTNTADETGSSSTYTGPEELESGEQINLPNVSGIGTLYLWIGGSIAIPANQPQGDYVGTINVSVAY, encoded by the coding sequence ATGAAAAAAATACTCTTCATTGTAATGCTCTTTTGTCTTTATGGAAGCTCAGCATTTGCTCAGTCTTCTGCAAACACAAATGCAAACGTTAACATTGCTCTAATCAGAGGTTTGACCATTACCACAACCGGAACAAACACTTTAAACTTTGGTGAAGTTGTAGTAACAACAAGTTCGCAAAACGTTTCAATCACAAATGAAAATGGTCAGAAATTTCTTGTCACGGGTCATCCAAACCGTGCGACCACAGTGACTTATTCCTCTTCAGCCACACTCAACAATAATGCCTGGGTAGGAGTTAACGGAGGAACACAGTCAACTATAACTTTCACTACTAACACAGCAGATGAAACAGGATCAAGTTCAACTTATACCGGTCCTGAAGAATTAGAAAGCGGTGAACAAATTAATCTTCCCAATGTCAGTGGTATCGGAACACTTTATCTCTGGATTGGCGGTTCAATTGCTATTCCCGCAAATCAACCTCAGGGAGATTATGTCGGAACAATTAACGTAAGTGTAGCTTACTAA
- a CDS encoding DUF4402 domain-containing protein has protein sequence MYENVYSVLKKYIANKFGICSIIVFFAFISSDVYSQPTQIFTQNSTGYATIIRGVAISLVGSNSLDFGDVVVTNSVQTVTITNENGQKFLATGEQGKSIFITYPSTVTLSNSAWVGVNGGTVSTLTFNSSTLKRTGTNSNYVSPVDVTSGSSVVLPSLSGIGTVYLWAGGSITVSANKPHGVYEGTYTISIAY, from the coding sequence GTGTATGAAAATGTATATTCAGTCTTAAAAAAATATATAGCCAACAAATTTGGCATTTGTTCAATTATTGTTTTTTTTGCATTCATTAGTTCTGATGTTTACAGCCAGCCCACACAAATTTTTACACAGAATTCCACAGGATATGCAACTATAATTAGAGGAGTAGCCATAAGCTTGGTTGGCTCTAACTCGCTGGACTTCGGCGATGTGGTTGTTACAAACTCTGTTCAGACCGTAACAATTACAAACGAGAACGGACAAAAATTTCTGGCTACAGGTGAACAGGGTAAGTCAATTTTTATAACATATCCATCCACTGTAACTTTGTCTAACTCTGCCTGGGTTGGAGTGAACGGTGGAACGGTTTCTACTTTAACTTTTAATTCAAGCACATTGAAAAGGACAGGCACTAATAGTAATTATGTGAGTCCGGTAGATGTAACAAGCGGTTCCAGTGTTGTGCTTCCGAGCTTAAGCGGTATAGGCACCGTTTATTTATGGGCGGGCGGGTCCATAACTGTCAGTGCAAATAAACCTCACGGGGTTTATGAAGGCACTTATACAATATCAATTGCATACTGA
- a CDS encoding MBL fold metallo-hydrolase, whose product MKSLFAKCIIILFIPVFFSCAAINEVLNGIPDVFGGKPERVKYKMKYPISDSVRFSALWIGHASVLLQIEDKVILIDPVFDDVIGELMLRKVEAGLDIKNIPKLDMILISHAHMDHLSLTSLRELDTRFPDAALVYPYGVEEYLQHYNMQTYSMRTGNSAEDFYFGETMEIKDVKVTTVFADHSGGRFYVDQYTGYGFTGYMIEYKDITVFFAGDTEYNREAYKALGNRFTVDLALIPIGPCADCEKINFGNHVATFGALLIFDDIKAKYMIPVHYGSSVYGSNTDQPAVTLKKLIEKYTTHNVYGEKVLIPYKDKIKILDEGEQVVFEYKKDTTGIPLQTINENE is encoded by the coding sequence ATGAAATCATTATTTGCGAAATGTATAATTATTTTATTTATTCCTGTTTTTTTTAGCTGCGCCGCTATTAATGAAGTTCTTAACGGAATACCGGATGTCTTTGGCGGAAAACCCGAAAGGGTTAAATATAAAATGAAGTACCCCATAAGCGATTCGGTGAGATTTTCAGCTTTATGGATTGGACATGCAAGCGTATTGCTTCAGATTGAAGATAAGGTAATACTCATTGACCCTGTTTTCGATGATGTAATCGGTGAGTTAATGTTAAGAAAAGTTGAAGCCGGGCTTGATATAAAAAACATTCCGAAACTTGATATGATTTTAATTTCACATGCGCACATGGATCATCTCAGCTTGACAAGCTTGAGAGAGCTTGACACCAGATTTCCCGATGCAGCTCTCGTTTATCCTTATGGTGTTGAAGAATATTTGCAGCATTATAATATGCAGACTTACAGCATGAGAACTGGAAACAGCGCTGAAGATTTTTATTTTGGAGAAACCATGGAAATAAAAGATGTTAAAGTTACAACAGTGTTTGCTGACCATTCCGGAGGAAGGTTTTATGTTGACCAGTATACAGGATATGGATTTACAGGTTATATGATTGAGTACAAAGATATAACAGTATTTTTTGCAGGTGATACAGAATATAACAGAGAAGCATATAAAGCTTTAGGGAACAGGTTTACTGTCGATTTAGCTTTAATTCCGATTGGTCCCTGTGCTGATTGTGAAAAAATAAATTTTGGAAATCACGTTGCAACATTCGGAGCTCTGCTTATATTTGATGACATAAAAGCAAAATATATGATTCCGGTTCATTATGGTTCTAGCGTTTATGGCTCAAATACCGACCAGCCGGCAGTAACTTTAAAAAAACTCATTGAAAAATATACAACTCACAATGTTTATGGAGAAAAAGTTTTAATTCCTTATAAAGATAAGATAAAAATTCTTGATGAAGGTGAACAGGTGGTTTTTGAATACAAAAAAGACACTACCGGAATTCCACTGCAGACTATAAATGAAAACGAGTAA